One genomic segment of bacterium includes these proteins:
- a CDS encoding ABC transporter ATP-binding protein, whose amino-acid sequence MKNLFTLKKYFLRYKKKLILGFIFIVLSDVTAVYVPMIMKDSIDALQKNATSELLFRYGLLIIGISIISGIFRFMIRQTIIVVSREIEYDLRGDFWTHIQKLPLRFFQNNSTGNIMAHATNDINAVRTFVGPAVMYTTDTFVILILVLALMISLNLSLTIYALLPLPFLSYAVYKVGKKIHQKFTVIQEKFSQLTTIAQENFSGIRIVKSYAREESEMNRYAIESKDYVNKNMNLVRTQALIMPILFLITGISTIIVIWAGGTKVINTEMTLGELTAFVVFLGFLIWPMIAFGWVTNIIQQGEASMKRLNKIFAEPYEIDDSPETDFSVKEIKGDVEFKNVSFTYGPNLPYVLKDISIKIPRNTTLAIMGYTGSGKTTFVNLIPRLYDSTSGEILIDGMDLRRIPLSLLRTNIGLVQQESFLFSDTVINNITYGLRDNDNKRVPEAASIAQFDGDVQTFPQKYETIVGERGITFSGGQKQRASLARALAIDPKILILDDSFSAVDTHTEEEILKRIKEFMKSRTTIIISHRISTVKDADNIIVLSDGKIAEQGTHEELVELGGIYSDLNKKQLLEKELEEI is encoded by the coding sequence TTGAAAAACCTCTTTACCCTTAAAAAATATTTTCTCAGGTACAAAAAGAAACTCATATTGGGTTTTATTTTTATTGTTCTTTCCGATGTAACCGCAGTTTATGTTCCGATGATCATGAAAGACTCCATTGATGCACTCCAAAAAAATGCGACTTCTGAATTATTATTCAGATATGGATTGCTGATAATCGGAATATCTATCATATCGGGAATTTTCAGATTTATGATACGGCAAACGATCATCGTTGTATCAAGAGAAATTGAGTATGATCTGCGCGGTGATTTTTGGACGCACATACAAAAACTCCCGCTTCGATTTTTTCAGAATAACTCGACTGGAAACATAATGGCTCATGCTACAAATGATATTAATGCTGTTAGAACATTTGTTGGCCCTGCAGTAATGTACACAACCGACACTTTTGTAATTTTAATTCTGGTTTTAGCCTTGATGATTTCACTGAATCTTAGCTTAACTATCTATGCTCTACTTCCGCTTCCATTTTTATCGTATGCAGTTTATAAAGTCGGGAAGAAGATCCATCAAAAGTTTACAGTTATTCAGGAAAAGTTTTCGCAGCTCACAACAATAGCACAGGAGAATTTTTCCGGTATCAGGATAGTGAAATCATATGCACGTGAAGAAAGTGAAATGAACAGGTATGCAATAGAAAGTAAAGATTATGTTAACAAGAATATGAACCTCGTGCGGACACAAGCTTTAATAATGCCTATCCTTTTTCTTATTACGGGAATATCGACGATAATTGTTATCTGGGCTGGAGGAACAAAAGTTATAAACACTGAGATGACTCTGGGTGAGCTGACAGCATTTGTTGTTTTTCTTGGATTTCTTATCTGGCCGATGATTGCATTTGGATGGGTGACAAACATAATTCAGCAAGGTGAAGCAAGCATGAAACGTCTCAACAAAATCTTTGCTGAACCATATGAAATTGATGACTCACCCGAAACAGATTTTTCAGTCAAAGAAATTAAAGGCGATGTTGAGTTTAAAAATGTTTCGTTCACGTACGGCCCGAATCTGCCTTATGTATTGAAAGATATCAGCATTAAAATTCCAAGAAACACAACGCTTGCTATAATGGGATACACAGGTTCCGGTAAAACAACATTTGTTAATCTTATCCCGAGATTGTATGACTCTACTTCGGGCGAAATACTAATTGATGGAATGGATTTGAGAAGAATCCCATTGAGTTTACTCAGAACAAATATCGGACTTGTCCAGCAGGAATCATTTCTGTTTTCTGATACTGTAATCAATAACATTACTTATGGATTAAGAGATAACGATAATAAGCGGGTTCCTGAAGCAGCGTCAATTGCACAATTTGATGGTGATGTTCAAACATTTCCTCAAAAGTATGAAACGATTGTTGGAGAAAGAGGAATAACTTTTTCCGGCGGACAGAAACAAAGAGCATCACTTGCAAGAGCTCTTGCAATCGATCCCAAAATTCTAATTCTCGATGATTCATTTTCTGCTGTTGATACTCATACCGAAGAGGAAATTTTAAAAAGAATAAAAGAATTTATGAAATCAAGAACGACTATCATTATCAGTCATAGAATTTCAACTGTAAAGGACGCTGATAACATAATAGTGTTGAGCGATGGCAAAATTGCCGAGCAGGGAACGCACGAAGAACTCGTGGAGCTTGGCGGTATCTATTCTGATTTGAACAAGAAACAATTACTCGAAAAAGAACTGGAAGAAATATAA
- the serS gene encoding serine--tRNA ligase produces MLDIKLIRENPEAVRQGIKNKNEKDRIDDILSLDEKRRKIILEVEELKAKKNQVSAKIPQMKKAGEDTTQIFAEMKMVSDKISELDNQLKEVENELNAILMFIPNLPHSSVPVGKTAEQNVEARKWMPEGFSFDKKEKTLDHIELGKKLNILDFERGAKVSGSGFPVYVGKGATLERALINFMLDYHLTHHNYKEVFPPFLVNKESMMGTGQLPKMEDDMYTIEKDGLYPVPTAEVPITNLHRDEMLAEKDLPIRYVGYSACFRREAGSYGKESKGFLRVHQFNKVEMVKLVKPETSYDELEKLVNDAEDILKALKIPYRILMLCTGDLSFSAAKCYDIETWSPAEQRWLEASSCSNFEDFQARRASIRFKRESTKKPEFVHTLNGSGLATSRLMVSLLENYQTSDGTIKVPEVLQKYTGFSEIK; encoded by the coding sequence ATGCTCGATATAAAATTAATCCGTGAGAACCCTGAAGCAGTTAGACAGGGAATCAAAAATAAAAACGAAAAAGATCGTATTGACGATATTCTTTCTCTTGACGAAAAGCGAAGAAAAATAATTCTTGAAGTCGAAGAGCTGAAAGCGAAGAAGAACCAGGTATCCGCTAAAATCCCGCAGATGAAAAAAGCTGGCGAAGACACAACTCAAATTTTCGCTGAGATGAAAATGGTTTCAGATAAAATCTCAGAACTCGACAATCAACTGAAAGAAGTCGAGAATGAATTGAATGCAATCCTGATGTTCATTCCCAATCTTCCGCATTCGTCCGTGCCTGTTGGAAAGACTGCTGAACAAAATGTCGAGGCAAGAAAATGGATGCCCGAAGGATTTTCCTTTGACAAAAAAGAAAAAACTCTCGACCACATTGAACTTGGAAAGAAGTTAAACATACTCGACTTTGAAAGAGGTGCAAAAGTATCGGGTTCAGGTTTTCCTGTTTATGTGGGGAAAGGCGCAACACTTGAGAGAGCATTAATTAATTTTATGCTCGATTATCATTTAACTCATCATAATTACAAAGAAGTTTTTCCTCCGTTTCTTGTAAACAAAGAATCAATGATGGGAACCGGTCAGCTTCCGAAAATGGAAGACGATATGTATACAATCGAAAAAGATGGATTGTATCCTGTTCCCACAGCAGAGGTTCCCATTACAAATCTTCACCGTGATGAAATGCTCGCAGAAAAAGATTTGCCAATAAGATATGTTGGTTATTCAGCTTGTTTCAGAAGAGAAGCTGGTTCTTATGGAAAAGAATCAAAAGGATTTTTACGTGTTCATCAATTCAATAAAGTCGAGATGGTGAAACTTGTAAAACCAGAAACTTCATACGACGAATTGGAAAAACTTGTTAACGACGCTGAAGATATTCTTAAAGCATTAAAAATTCCGTACCGCATTCTGATGCTTTGCACAGGTGATCTTAGTTTTTCTGCAGCAAAGTGTTATGATATTGAAACCTGGTCACCGGCAGAGCAAAGATGGCTCGAAGCATCTTCCTGCAGCAACTTTGAAGATTTCCAGGCACGAAGAGCAAGCATCAGGTTTAAAAGAGAATCAACTAAAAAGCCAGAGTTCGTTCACACACTAAATGGTTCGGGATTGGCTACAAGCAGATTGATGGTATCACTACTGGAAAATTACCAGACATCAGATGGAACGATCAAAGTTCCCGAAGTGCTTCAAAAATACACTGGATTCAGTGAGATCAAATAA
- a CDS encoding GxxExxY protein, with translation MNNYLHSEITDQIIKAYYIVYNKLGYGFLEKVYESAMMIELKKLGLNCERQKQLNVIYDDLIIGEYYADILVNGLVIVELKAAESLCYEHECQLINYLKASDLEVGLLLNFGKEPKFTRKVLTSEFKNHKRS, from the coding sequence ATGAATAATTATTTACATTCCGAAATAACAGATCAAATTATTAAGGCTTATTATATTGTTTATAATAAACTTGGTTACGGATTTTTAGAGAAAGTTTATGAATCAGCAATGATGATTGAACTGAAAAAGCTGGGATTGAATTGTGAAAGGCAGAAGCAATTGAATGTAATTTATGATGACTTAATCATCGGCGAATATTATGCTGATATACTTGTGAATGGTCTCGTTATAGTTGAACTTAAAGCTGCTGAATCATTATGTTATGAACATGAATGCCAATTGATTAATTATCTAAAAGCATCCGATTTAGAAGTAGGATTGCTTTTAAATTTTGGCAAAGAACCCAAATTCACCAGAAAAGTTTTAACATCTGAATTTAAAAATCATAAAAGATCATAA